The following proteins are encoded in a genomic region of Cellulomonas sp. ES6:
- the malQ gene encoding 4-alpha-glucanotransferase: protein MAPHTPPSESLVRLARAHGVAPEFQEFGGGLREVPAATLVAVLAALGVDASTPERVEVALRHAEDAPWRRVLPPVVVVRQSQGTTVPVHVTHGDPVRAWLELDAAEGHGRRAAGAEPRRVDLEQADVYVDPRTVDGREVGRATFVVPADLPLGWHLLRTAGPSGEAASPLAVTPDRLELPAALDGRRAWGLMLQLYSVRSSRSWGAGDLRDLADLAWLAGREAGAQFLLVNPLHAAEPVPPLTPSPYLPTTRRFVNPLYLRVEDVDEAAYLSSADRALVEWSAEQALALDADDGPIDRDVVWAAKKAALDVVFAVPRSAARQSAFDDFRRREGRGLEDFALWCALVERHGPGPWPADLRDPAAPGALRARTELADRVEFFCWLQWLADQQLATVQRTAHEAGMGLGVMHDLAVGVHPGGADVWALGPVLARGASVGAPPDMYNQQGQDWSQPPWHPAELERVAYRPYRDLLRTVLRHAGAVRIDHIIGLFRLWWIPQGNSPADAAYVRYDHDAMIGILALEAHRAGAVVIGEDLGNVEPWVRDYLSERGVLGTSILWFEKDGEGRPLPPEDYRRLALSSVTTHDLPPTAGYLADEHVALRERLGLLTEPVEQVRRAARAEREAMLAALAARGLLGDDPSEREVVEALHRYVLQTPSVLVGVSLADAVGERRAQNQPGTDQEYPNWRVPLADGAGRLVLLDDLFRTARFRSLAAVLGEA, encoded by the coding sequence GTGGCACCGCACACACCGCCGTCCGAGTCCCTGGTGCGCCTCGCGCGGGCGCACGGCGTCGCCCCGGAGTTCCAGGAGTTCGGCGGCGGGCTGCGTGAGGTCCCCGCGGCCACGCTGGTCGCCGTGCTCGCCGCCCTGGGCGTCGACGCCTCGACGCCGGAGCGGGTCGAGGTCGCGCTGCGGCACGCCGAGGACGCCCCGTGGCGCCGGGTGCTGCCGCCGGTCGTCGTCGTCCGGCAGTCGCAGGGCACGACGGTGCCGGTGCACGTCACCCACGGCGACCCCGTGCGGGCGTGGCTCGAGCTGGACGCCGCGGAGGGCCACGGCCGCCGCGCCGCGGGCGCGGAGCCGCGCCGGGTCGACCTGGAGCAGGCCGACGTGTACGTGGACCCGCGGACCGTCGACGGCCGCGAGGTCGGCCGGGCGACGTTCGTGGTCCCGGCGGACCTGCCGCTCGGCTGGCACCTGCTGCGGACCGCCGGCCCCTCCGGCGAGGCCGCGAGCCCCCTGGCCGTGACCCCCGACCGGCTGGAGCTGCCCGCGGCGCTGGACGGGCGGCGGGCCTGGGGCCTGATGCTGCAGCTGTACTCGGTGCGGTCCAGCCGGTCCTGGGGCGCGGGCGACCTGCGCGACCTGGCCGACCTGGCGTGGCTGGCGGGGCGCGAGGCCGGGGCGCAGTTCCTGCTGGTGAACCCGCTGCACGCCGCCGAGCCCGTGCCGCCGCTGACCCCGTCGCCCTACCTGCCGACCACCCGCCGGTTCGTGAACCCCCTGTACCTGCGGGTCGAGGACGTCGACGAGGCCGCGTACCTGTCCTCGGCGGACCGGGCGCTCGTCGAGTGGTCGGCGGAGCAGGCGCTCGCCCTCGACGCGGACGACGGCCCGATCGACCGGGACGTCGTGTGGGCGGCGAAGAAGGCGGCGCTGGACGTCGTGTTCGCGGTCCCGCGCTCCGCGGCCCGGCAGTCGGCGTTCGACGACTTCCGCCGCCGCGAGGGCCGCGGGCTGGAGGACTTCGCGCTCTGGTGCGCGCTGGTCGAGCGGCACGGCCCGGGGCCGTGGCCGGCGGACCTGCGCGACCCCGCGGCGCCCGGCGCGCTGCGGGCCCGCACCGAGCTGGCCGACCGGGTCGAGTTCTTCTGCTGGCTGCAGTGGCTCGCGGACCAGCAGCTCGCCACGGTGCAGCGCACCGCGCACGAGGCCGGCATGGGCCTGGGCGTGATGCACGACCTCGCCGTGGGGGTGCACCCGGGCGGCGCGGACGTGTGGGCGCTCGGGCCGGTGCTCGCGCGCGGCGCGTCGGTCGGCGCCCCGCCCGACATGTACAACCAGCAGGGCCAGGACTGGTCGCAGCCGCCGTGGCACCCCGCCGAGCTCGAGCGCGTCGCCTACCGGCCGTACCGGGACCTGCTGCGCACCGTGCTGCGGCACGCCGGCGCGGTGCGGATCGACCACATCATCGGGCTGTTCCGGCTGTGGTGGATCCCGCAGGGCAACAGCCCCGCGGACGCCGCGTACGTCCGGTACGACCACGACGCGATGATCGGCATCCTCGCCCTGGAGGCGCACCGGGCCGGTGCCGTCGTCATCGGCGAGGACCTCGGCAACGTCGAGCCGTGGGTGCGGGACTACCTGTCGGAGCGCGGGGTGCTCGGCACCTCGATCCTCTGGTTCGAGAAGGACGGCGAGGGCCGCCCGCTGCCGCCCGAGGACTACCGGCGCCTCGCGCTGTCCAGCGTCACGACGCACGACCTGCCGCCGACCGCGGGCTACCTGGCCGACGAGCACGTCGCGCTCCGCGAGCGGCTGGGCCTGCTGACCGAGCCCGTGGAGCAGGTGCGGCGCGCCGCCCGGGCCGAGCGCGAGGCGATGCTGGCGGCGCTCGCGGCGCGCGGGCTGCTGGGCGACGACCCCTCGGAGCGCGAGGTGGTCGAGGCCCTGCACCGGTACGTGCTGCAGACGCCCAGCGTCCTGGTCGGGGTGTCGCTGGCCGACGCGGTGGGGGAGCGGCGCGCCCAGAACCAGCCCGGCACCGACCAGGAGTACCCGAACTGGCGGGTGCCGCTCGCCGACGGCGCGGGGCGCCTGGTGCTGCTCGACGACCTGTTCCGCACGGCCCGGTTCCGCTCGCTCGCGGCGGTCCTCGGCGAGGCCTGA
- a CDS encoding prolyl oligopeptidase family serine peptidase, translating to MTADPVPTGLPAYPDARRSDLVEDLHGRAVADPYRWLEDAGSDETGAWSAAQDALYAAYRAGVTARVPADHPLASERLTARLGELLGAGFVGAPAWRGQRRFTARRAGDQEHAVVVVTEPDPAVPGGERERVLVDPVAIDPAGTTTLDAWQPSKEGDLLAYQVSHGGTEESVLHVLDVATGEPVDGPIDRARYSPVAWEPGGRAFYYVRRLAPELLPEDERQYHRRVWRHVVGTDPAADLEVFGAGLDMTNYYGVSVSRDGRWLIVSAAAGTAPRTDVWIADLAASEPGTVPELREVAVGHDAEVAAWVGRDGRLYLHTTLDADRGRLAVADPREPGVPHWRTLLAEHPEAVLEDVALTDGGGEDAGPVRLVAAWRRHAVSELTVHDPATGEQLPGPAGEVALPGLGSVGGLVTRPDGGPDVWFTYTDHTTVTEVHRYDATTGTTSLWAAPPGALADLPDVRVQRVVATSADGTQVRAFVVARADALDAAGRPLAPAPTVLYGYGGFQISLDPAFSATTLAWVEAGGVYVVANLRGGGEEGEAWHRAGRRGSKQHVFDDFHAVARLLVDEGWTTTDRLACWGGSNGGLLVGAALTQHPETFAAVVCSAPLLDMVRYQRFGLGVTWTDEYGDADTPAELDWLLSYSPYHRVVDGTAYPATLFTVFDGDTRVDPLHARKLAAALQAATSAPADEAPVLVRRERGVGHGGRALSRTIALTVEQLQFVGDRTGLVTAR from the coding sequence ATGACCGCCGACCCCGTCCCCACCGGCCTGCCCGCCTACCCCGACGCCCGCCGGAGCGACCTCGTCGAGGACCTCCACGGCCGCGCCGTCGCCGACCCGTACCGCTGGCTGGAGGACGCGGGCTCCGACGAGACCGGCGCGTGGTCCGCGGCGCAGGACGCGCTGTACGCGGCGTACCGCGCCGGGGTGACGGCCCGCGTCCCGGCGGACCACCCGCTCGCGTCGGAGCGCCTCACGGCCCGGCTCGGCGAGCTGCTCGGCGCGGGCTTCGTCGGGGCACCGGCGTGGCGCGGGCAGCGGCGGTTCACCGCGCGGCGCGCCGGCGACCAGGAGCACGCCGTGGTGGTCGTCACCGAGCCCGACCCCGCCGTCCCGGGCGGGGAGCGCGAGCGGGTGCTCGTCGACCCGGTGGCGATCGACCCCGCGGGCACGACGACGCTCGACGCGTGGCAGCCCAGCAAGGAGGGCGACCTGCTCGCGTACCAGGTGTCGCACGGCGGCACCGAGGAGAGCGTGCTGCACGTCCTCGACGTCGCGACCGGCGAGCCGGTGGACGGCCCGATCGACCGGGCGCGCTACTCCCCCGTGGCGTGGGAGCCGGGCGGGCGGGCGTTCTACTACGTGCGCCGGCTGGCGCCGGAGCTGCTGCCCGAGGACGAGCGGCAGTACCACCGGCGGGTCTGGCGCCACGTGGTCGGCACCGACCCGGCCGCGGACCTCGAGGTCTTCGGCGCCGGGCTCGACATGACGAACTACTACGGCGTCTCGGTCTCCCGCGACGGCCGCTGGCTGATCGTGTCCGCGGCCGCCGGGACCGCCCCGCGCACGGACGTGTGGATCGCGGACCTCGCGGCGTCGGAGCCGGGGACGGTCCCGGAGCTGCGGGAGGTCGCGGTCGGCCACGACGCCGAGGTGGCGGCGTGGGTCGGGCGCGACGGGCGCCTCTACCTGCACACCACCCTCGACGCCGACCGCGGGCGCCTCGCGGTGGCCGACCCGCGGGAGCCGGGCGTCCCGCACTGGCGGACCCTGCTGGCCGAGCACCCCGAGGCCGTGCTGGAGGACGTCGCGCTCACGGACGGCGGGGGCGAGGACGCCGGCCCGGTGCGGCTGGTGGCGGCCTGGCGCCGGCACGCGGTGAGCGAGCTCACCGTGCACGACCCCGCCACGGGCGAGCAGCTCCCGGGGCCCGCGGGCGAGGTGGCCCTGCCCGGGCTGGGCTCGGTCGGCGGTCTCGTCACCCGCCCCGACGGCGGGCCGGACGTGTGGTTCACGTACACGGACCACACCACGGTCACCGAGGTGCACCGGTACGACGCGACCACCGGGACGACCTCCCTGTGGGCCGCACCGCCCGGGGCGCTCGCCGACCTGCCGGACGTCCGGGTGCAGCGCGTCGTGGCGACGAGCGCCGACGGCACGCAGGTCCGGGCGTTCGTCGTGGCCCGCGCCGACGCCCTCGACGCGGCCGGCCGGCCGCTCGCCCCCGCGCCGACCGTGCTCTACGGGTACGGCGGCTTCCAGATCTCGCTCGACCCGGCGTTCTCGGCCACCACCCTCGCGTGGGTGGAGGCCGGCGGCGTCTACGTGGTCGCGAACCTGCGCGGCGGCGGCGAGGAGGGCGAGGCGTGGCACCGCGCGGGGCGGCGCGGCAGCAAGCAGCACGTCTTCGACGACTTCCACGCCGTCGCGCGCCTGCTGGTCGACGAGGGGTGGACGACGACCGACCGGCTCGCGTGCTGGGGCGGGTCGAACGGCGGCCTGCTGGTCGGGGCCGCGCTCACCCAGCACCCGGAGACGTTCGCGGCGGTCGTCTGCTCGGCGCCGCTGCTCGACATGGTGCGCTACCAGCGGTTCGGGCTCGGCGTGACGTGGACCGACGAGTACGGCGACGCGGACACGCCCGCCGAGCTGGACTGGCTGCTGTCCTACTCGCCGTACCACCGGGTGGTGGACGGCACCGCGTACCCCGCGACCCTGTTCACGGTGTTCGACGGCGACACGCGCGTCGACCCGCTGCACGCCCGCAAGCTGGCGGCGGCGCTGCAGGCCGCGACGTCGGCGCCCGCGGACGAGGCCCCGGTGCTCGTCCGCCGGGAGCGCGGCGTCGGGCACGGCGGGCGGGCGCTGTCGCGCACGATCGCGCTGACCGTGGAGCAGCTCCAGTTCGTCGGCGACCGGACGGGGCTGGTGACGGCGCGCTGA
- a CDS encoding mechanosensitive ion channel domain-containing protein has product MTSALLRPALPAAPDPAPSEQLADGANAFVDWLLGPGLRIAIIVVAGVVSLLLVRRLIRAVTEHIADGTSLLQRGITRPLGGTEVAAALRKVSPVASARRTQRARTIGSVLRSTAAIVIGSIVVLLVLDQLGVNIAPFIASAGIVGVAFGFGAQSLVKDFLSGMFMLLEDQYGVGDVVDAGPAQGTVEAVGLRVTKLRDADGTLWYVPNGSMLRVGNKTQGWANAVVEVKVDYFADLDRVRDLLVGAAARLASDPEIGDALEGAATVTTAEDLTFDAVTVRIAQRTAPSRQWAVARALRAAVRDALEEADVPLAGQRDLLAAHRERVQAQGAVVVDGADAPPADEGAAPGGQG; this is encoded by the coding sequence GTGACCTCCGCCCTCCTCCGCCCCGCGCTGCCCGCCGCTCCCGACCCCGCCCCCTCCGAGCAGCTCGCCGACGGCGCGAACGCGTTCGTCGACTGGCTGCTCGGCCCGGGCCTGCGCATCGCGATCATCGTGGTGGCCGGGGTCGTGTCGCTGCTGCTGGTGCGGCGGCTGATCCGGGCCGTCACCGAGCACATCGCCGACGGCACGTCGCTGCTCCAGCGCGGGATCACCCGGCCGCTCGGCGGCACGGAGGTCGCCGCCGCCCTGCGCAAGGTCAGCCCCGTGGCCAGCGCCCGCCGCACCCAGCGAGCCCGCACCATCGGCTCCGTGCTGCGGTCGACCGCCGCGATCGTCATCGGCTCGATCGTCGTCCTGCTGGTGCTCGACCAGCTCGGGGTGAACATCGCACCGTTCATCGCCTCCGCGGGCATCGTCGGCGTGGCGTTCGGCTTCGGCGCGCAGAGCCTGGTCAAGGACTTCCTGTCCGGCATGTTCATGCTGCTGGAGGACCAGTACGGCGTCGGTGACGTCGTCGACGCGGGTCCCGCGCAGGGCACCGTCGAGGCGGTCGGGCTGCGCGTGACGAAGCTCCGCGACGCGGACGGCACGCTCTGGTACGTCCCCAACGGCTCAATGCTGCGGGTCGGCAACAAGACGCAGGGCTGGGCGAACGCCGTCGTCGAGGTGAAGGTCGACTACTTCGCGGACCTCGACCGCGTGCGGGACCTGCTGGTCGGCGCCGCCGCCCGGCTCGCGTCCGACCCGGAGATCGGCGACGCGCTCGAGGGCGCCGCGACGGTCACCACGGCCGAGGACCTCACGTTCGACGCCGTGACGGTGCGGATCGCGCAGCGCACGGCACCCTCCCGGCAGTGGGCCGTGGCGCGGGCCCTGCGCGCCGCGGTCCGGGACGCGCTGGAGGAGGCCGACGTGCCGCTCGCCGGGCAGCGGGACCTGCTGGCGGCGCACCGCGAGCGCGTGCAGGCGCAGGGGGCGGTCGTCGTCGACGGCGCCGACGCGCCGCCCGCGGACGAGGGGGCCGCGCCCGGCGGGCAGGGCTGA
- a CDS encoding PTS glucose/sucrose transporter subunit IIB: protein MSKAEQILVALGGGGNVVDLEPCITRLRVEVTDPQRVDEAALKATGAFGVVRSGRIVQVIVGPEADNLAAELDGLR from the coding sequence ATGAGCAAGGCAGAGCAGATCCTGGTGGCGCTGGGCGGCGGCGGGAACGTCGTCGACCTGGAGCCGTGCATCACGCGGCTGCGGGTCGAGGTCACCGACCCGCAGCGCGTGGACGAGGCCGCCCTCAAGGCGACCGGCGCGTTCGGCGTGGTGCGGTCCGGCCGCATCGTGCAGGTCATCGTCGGCCCGGAGGCGGACAACCTGGCGGCGGAGCTCGACGGCCTGCGCTGA
- a CDS encoding globin, producing MRESFYDAVGGHATFERLVDRFYEGVAADPVLAPMYPEEDLGPARRRLTMFLEQYWGGPTTYSAERGHPRLRMRHAPFPVDADARDRWLRHMRDAVDALDLPPLHHEVLWDYLERAAHSLVNTASRP from the coding sequence GTGCGCGAGTCGTTCTACGACGCCGTCGGGGGCCACGCGACGTTCGAGCGGCTCGTGGACCGGTTCTACGAGGGCGTCGCGGCCGACCCCGTGCTCGCGCCGATGTACCCGGAGGAGGACCTGGGCCCCGCGCGCCGGCGCCTCACGATGTTCCTGGAGCAGTACTGGGGCGGTCCCACGACGTACTCCGCCGAGCGCGGCCACCCCCGGCTGCGGATGCGCCACGCGCCGTTCCCGGTCGACGCCGACGCGCGCGACCGGTGGCTGCGCCACATGCGGGACGCCGTCGACGCGCTCGACCTGCCGCCGCTGCACCACGAGGTCCTGTGGGACTACCTGGAGCGGGCCGCGCACTCGCTCGTCAACACCGCGTCGCGGCCGTGA
- a CDS encoding acyl-CoA thioesterase II — protein MTDAAQGATTAQEPTPDPIAALLAVLDVQPSGTPDELVAANLPKPGGRVFGGQVVAQALVAAGRTVPDGRLPHSMHGYFLRAGDVASPIGLSVERLRDGRSFSARRTHALQDGEPILSMIASFQEDQPGIELTQPMPDVPAPQDVESAMDRMGHLDHPLARFWTHESAFDVRHVGGSLYLGPAPAPDGRQRVWMRTKGALPDDPLLHRAVLAFACDQIMLEPVLRRAGLSWLTPGLSVASLDHAMWWHRDVRVDEWLLFDQDSPTAQGGRGLGTTRVFSEQGVLVATIAQEGMVRVPS, from the coding sequence GTGACCGACGCTGCCCAGGGCGCCACCACCGCGCAGGAGCCCACCCCCGACCCGATCGCCGCGCTGCTCGCCGTCCTCGACGTGCAGCCCTCCGGCACCCCCGACGAGCTCGTGGCCGCCAACCTGCCGAAGCCCGGGGGCCGGGTGTTCGGCGGGCAGGTGGTCGCGCAGGCCCTCGTCGCCGCGGGCCGCACCGTGCCGGACGGGCGGCTGCCGCACTCGATGCACGGCTACTTCCTGCGCGCCGGGGACGTCGCCTCGCCCATCGGCCTGTCCGTGGAGCGCCTGCGCGACGGCCGGTCGTTCTCCGCCCGCCGCACGCACGCCCTGCAGGACGGCGAGCCGATCCTGTCGATGATCGCGTCGTTCCAGGAGGACCAGCCGGGCATCGAGCTGACGCAGCCGATGCCGGACGTCCCCGCGCCGCAGGACGTCGAGTCGGCCATGGACCGCATGGGCCACCTCGATCACCCCCTCGCCCGGTTCTGGACGCACGAGAGCGCGTTCGACGTCCGGCACGTCGGCGGCTCGCTGTACCTCGGCCCCGCTCCCGCGCCCGACGGCCGGCAGCGCGTGTGGATGCGCACCAAGGGCGCCCTGCCGGACGACCCGCTGCTGCACCGCGCCGTGCTCGCGTTCGCGTGCGACCAGATCATGCTCGAGCCCGTGCTGCGCCGCGCCGGCCTGTCCTGGCTGACGCCGGGGCTGTCCGTGGCGAGCCTCGACCACGCCATGTGGTGGCACCGGGACGTCCGGGTGGACGAGTGGCTGCTGTTCGACCAGGACAGCCCGACCGCCCAGGGCGGGCGCGGCCTGGGCACCACGCGGGTGTTCAGCGAGCAGGGCGTGCTGGTCGCGACCATCGCGCAGGAGGGCATGGTCCGGGTCCCGTCCTGA
- a CDS encoding DNA topoisomerase IB, producing MVRLRRVRIDSPGWTRRRAGRGFWYLDADAARITDPVHLDRITALAIPPAWRDVWISPWPHGHIQAAGLDDARRRQYLYHEQWRRRRDRLKHDHVLDVARRLPAARRSVRRDLAADGFPRAKALALAFRLLDLAYFRAGGEGYAQRNGSYGLATLRREHVQVLADPGGAAVAVRFCYPAKSGQVRDVVVEDAQVAELVGTLLRRRGGGPELLAWQDEAGWHDITSAEVGADVKNRLGPDASPKDFRTWHATVLAARGLAAAGPAPASERARRRVVAQVVKDVSGELGNTPAVCRASYIDPRVVDLWEHGTTIRPTRSQAVGEKETLALLRA from the coding sequence GTGGTGAGGCTGCGACGGGTCCGGATCGACTCCCCGGGGTGGACGCGCAGGCGCGCCGGCCGCGGGTTCTGGTACCTGGACGCCGACGCCGCCCGGATCACCGACCCGGTGCACCTGGACCGGATCACGGCGCTCGCCATCCCGCCCGCGTGGCGGGACGTGTGGATCAGCCCGTGGCCTCACGGGCACATCCAGGCCGCCGGGCTCGACGACGCCCGGCGGCGGCAGTACCTCTACCACGAGCAGTGGCGCCGCCGCCGCGACCGCCTCAAGCACGACCACGTGCTCGACGTCGCCCGCCGGCTGCCCGCGGCCCGGCGGTCGGTCCGCCGGGACCTGGCGGCGGACGGCTTCCCCCGGGCGAAGGCCCTCGCGCTGGCGTTCCGGCTGCTCGACCTCGCGTACTTCCGGGCCGGCGGCGAGGGCTACGCGCAGCGCAACGGCTCGTACGGGCTCGCCACCCTGCGCCGCGAGCACGTGCAGGTGCTCGCGGACCCCGGCGGCGCCGCGGTCGCCGTCCGGTTCTGCTACCCCGCGAAGTCCGGCCAGGTGCGCGACGTCGTCGTCGAGGACGCCCAGGTGGCGGAGCTGGTCGGGACGCTCCTGCGGCGGCGCGGCGGCGGGCCCGAGCTGCTCGCCTGGCAGGACGAGGCCGGCTGGCACGACATCACCAGCGCCGAGGTCGGCGCCGACGTCAAGAACCGGCTGGGCCCGGACGCGAGCCCGAAGGACTTCCGGACGTGGCACGCGACCGTGCTGGCGGCGCGCGGCCTCGCGGCGGCCGGGCCCGCCCCGGCGTCCGAGCGGGCGCGGCGCCGGGTCGTCGCGCAGGTGGTCAAGGACGTGTCCGGCGAGCTCGGGAACACCCCCGCGGTGTGCCGCGCGTCGTACATCGACCCGCGCGTCGTCGACCTGTGGGAGCACGGCACCACGATCCGGCCCACCCGCTCGCAGGCGGTCGGCGAGAAGGAGACGCTCGCGCTGCTGCGGGCGTGA
- a CDS encoding O-methyltransferase codes for MDDWAAVDAYLTGTLVDEDPDLVAAREAGRAAGLPAIEVSPLQGKLLALLCTMTGARRVLEFGTLAGYSALWFARAVGPEGHVTTLELDAVHAAVARENLARAGVAHRVDVHEGPAAETARALVDAGTEPYDLVFIDADKPGNSRYLELAVALSRPGTVVVVDNVVRAGAVADAGSDDPRVQGSRAVLDAMAAHPRLEATALQTVGSKGWDGFALAVVTD; via the coding sequence ATGGACGACTGGGCAGCGGTGGACGCGTACCTGACCGGGACCCTGGTCGACGAGGACCCGGACCTCGTCGCGGCGCGGGAGGCGGGGCGGGCCGCGGGCCTGCCGGCGATCGAGGTGTCGCCGCTGCAGGGCAAGCTCCTCGCGCTGCTCTGCACGATGACCGGCGCGCGCCGCGTGCTCGAGTTCGGCACGCTCGCGGGGTACAGCGCGCTGTGGTTCGCCCGGGCCGTGGGGCCGGAGGGGCACGTCACGACGCTCGAGCTCGACGCCGTGCACGCCGCCGTCGCCCGGGAGAACCTCGCCCGCGCCGGTGTGGCGCACCGGGTGGACGTGCACGAGGGCCCGGCCGCGGAGACCGCCCGCGCCCTGGTGGACGCGGGCACCGAGCCGTACGACCTGGTGTTCATCGACGCGGACAAGCCGGGCAACAGCCGGTACCTGGAGCTCGCGGTGGCGCTGTCCCGTCCGGGCACGGTGGTCGTCGTCGACAACGTGGTGCGCGCCGGGGCGGTGGCGGACGCCGGCTCGGACGACCCGCGCGTGCAGGGCTCCCGCGCCGTCCTGGACGCGATGGCCGCCCACCCCCGGCTCGAGGCGACCGCGCTGCAGACCGTGGGGAGCAAGGGCTGGGACGGCTTCGCGCTCGCGGTGGTCACGGACTGA
- a CDS encoding SDR family oxidoreductase, whose protein sequence is MPHDDTPAPTRTRPTGSGPTGEDLLPEPVAGSLAGLVPGVGDDGRPREDAPLVAVTGVTGYVGGRLVPELLAAGYRVRAVARRPERLRGRPWYDAVEIAQADASDPGQIRAALDGVDVAYYLIHSLGTGRRFEQRDRSTALTFGRAAREAGVGRIVYLGGLAPDVEDLSPHLASRTEVGEILLASGVPTTVLRAAVILGSGSASFEMMRYLTERLPAMTVPRWVENRIQPIAVRDVLRYLVGSASMPPDVNRAFDIGGSDVLTYRDMMQGYAEAAGLPRRIIVGVGVLTPRLSSLWVGLVTPVPSGIARPLVESLVHEVVCREHDIAEHVPDPPGGLIGFDRAVRLALTRIREADVTTRWSSAGIPGVPSDPLPSDPDWAGGSLYVDERRTTVDASPAALWRVLEAVGGERGWYSWTLAWRVRGLLDRVVGGPGLRRGRRDPGRLVVDDAVDFWRVEDVRPGRLLRLRAEMRLPGLAWLELRVEPGDDGADPGDDARWTTPPVTFAQRAVFHPHGLLGQLYWWSVYPFHGVVFGGMQRNIARAAETAERARRDR, encoded by the coding sequence GTGCCCCACGACGACACCCCCGCACCCACCCGCACCCGGCCGACGGGCTCCGGCCCGACCGGCGAGGACCTGCTGCCGGAACCGGTCGCGGGGAGCCTCGCCGGCCTCGTCCCGGGGGTCGGCGACGACGGACGCCCGCGCGAGGACGCGCCGCTGGTCGCCGTCACCGGGGTCACCGGCTACGTCGGCGGCCGCCTGGTCCCCGAGCTGCTGGCCGCCGGGTACCGGGTGCGCGCCGTCGCCCGACGACCCGAGCGGCTGCGCGGCCGCCCCTGGTACGACGCGGTCGAGATCGCGCAGGCCGACGCGTCCGACCCCGGCCAGATCCGCGCCGCGCTCGACGGCGTGGACGTGGCGTACTACCTCATCCACTCGCTCGGCACGGGACGGCGGTTCGAGCAGCGCGACCGGTCGACGGCCCTCACGTTCGGCCGCGCGGCGCGCGAGGCCGGCGTCGGCCGGATCGTCTACCTCGGCGGGCTCGCCCCCGACGTCGAGGACCTCTCGCCGCACCTGGCCTCCCGCACCGAGGTCGGGGAGATCCTCCTGGCCTCGGGCGTGCCGACGACCGTGCTGCGCGCCGCCGTCATCCTCGGGTCGGGCTCCGCGTCGTTCGAGATGATGCGCTACCTCACCGAGCGCCTCCCCGCGATGACCGTGCCGCGCTGGGTGGAGAACCGCATCCAGCCGATCGCGGTGCGCGACGTGCTGCGCTACCTCGTGGGCTCCGCGTCGATGCCGCCGGACGTCAACCGGGCGTTCGACATCGGGGGGTCGGACGTCCTCACGTACCGCGACATGATGCAGGGGTACGCCGAGGCCGCGGGCCTGCCCCGGCGGATCATCGTCGGCGTCGGCGTGCTGACCCCGCGGCTGTCGAGCCTGTGGGTCGGGCTGGTGACGCCCGTGCCGTCCGGGATCGCCCGGCCGCTCGTGGAGTCCCTCGTGCACGAGGTCGTGTGCCGCGAGCACGACATCGCCGAGCACGTCCCCGACCCGCCCGGCGGGCTGATCGGCTTCGACCGGGCGGTGCGCCTCGCGCTCACCCGCATCCGTGAGGCCGACGTGACCACCCGGTGGTCCTCCGCGGGGATCCCCGGCGTCCCGAGCGACCCGCTGCCCTCGGACCCGGACTGGGCCGGCGGCTCGCTCTACGTCGACGAGCGGCGCACGACCGTGGACGCCTCCCCCGCGGCGCTGTGGCGGGTGCTGGAGGCGGTCGGGGGCGAACGCGGCTGGTACTCCTGGACGCTCGCGTGGCGGGTCCGCGGCCTGCTGGACCGCGTCGTCGGCGGCCCCGGTCTGCGGCGCGGCCGCCGGGACCCCGGCCGGCTCGTCGTGGACGACGCGGTCGACTTCTGGCGCGTCGAGGACGTCCGACCGGGGCGGCTGCTGCGGCTGCGTGCCGAGATGCGGCTGCCCGGGCTCGCGTGGCTCGAGCTGCGCGTGGAGCCGGGGGACGACGGCGCGGACCCCGGCGACGACGCCCGCTGGACCACCCCGCCCGTGACGTTCGCGCAGCGCGCCGTGTTCCACCCCCACGGGCTGCTCGGGCAGCTCTACTGGTGGTCGGTCTACCCGTTCCACGGCGTCGTCTTCGGCGGCATGCAGCGGAACATCGCCCGAGCGGCGGAGACCGCGGAGCGGGCGCGCCGGGACCGGTGA
- a CDS encoding thioesterase family protein, protein MTRLQVPVQLRWSDMDAYGHVNNVELLRLLEEARIEAFWAHPAEAGPSGAADRPVWPTAVLDAGPGAQTFTLVARQEVEYLRPVGYRRAPVVVDMWIGHLGGASIDVCYELHDAAPAADGTADPDGPYARAVTTLVLVDAATGAPRRIGEAERAAWTPYVEAPPAFRRRGR, encoded by the coding sequence ATGACGAGGCTGCAGGTGCCGGTCCAGCTGCGGTGGTCCGACATGGACGCCTACGGGCACGTGAACAACGTGGAGCTGCTGCGCCTGCTCGAGGAGGCGCGCATCGAGGCGTTCTGGGCGCACCCCGCCGAGGCGGGTCCCTCCGGTGCGGCCGACCGGCCGGTGTGGCCGACCGCCGTGCTCGACGCGGGACCGGGCGCGCAGACGTTCACGCTGGTCGCCCGGCAGGAGGTCGAGTACCTGCGTCCGGTCGGGTACCGGCGGGCACCCGTCGTCGTCGACATGTGGATCGGTCACCTCGGGGGCGCGAGCATCGACGTCTGCTACGAGCTGCACGACGCCGCGCCGGCGGCCGACGGGACGGCGGACCCGGACGGGCCGTACGCCCGCGCGGTGACGACGCTCGTGCTCGTGGACGCCGCGACCGGCGCACCCCGCCGGATCGGGGAGGCGGAGCGCGCCGCGTGGACGCCGTACGTGGAGGCGCCGCCGGCGTTCCGGCGCCGCGGTCGCTGA